One genomic window of Corallococcus caeni includes the following:
- the menA gene encoding 1,4-dihydroxy-2-naphthoate octaprenyltransferase has protein sequence MATPSLPSSSVALEARPPLARVWWLALRPKTLTASIAPTVLGWAFAHAEGSWRPVPALTFLVGFVLMQIVSNLVNDYADFERGADTEARLGPARVTQKGWLSAREVATAAALAFTGSSLALLLLTQAEGWTVFAGGAFCLAGAVFYSAGPIPLGYLGLGDVLVLIIFGLLGVSGSYVVLTHHVTPAVLLAGLSMGLFSAGILAVNNLRDRKTDVVAGKRTLVVRFGQRFGQWEYTLAVGGAFVLPVLAWLALPEHAGGWLFTLAALPLAVKQIRAIWREDGGALNPHLGKTAALGLVFALLLSAGLSLWPQTTP, from the coding sequence ATGGCCACTCCGAGTCTCCCGTCGTCGAGTGTCGCGCTTGAAGCAAGACCCCCTCTGGCCCGCGTCTGGTGGCTCGCGCTGCGGCCCAAGACGCTGACCGCCTCCATCGCGCCCACGGTGCTGGGCTGGGCCTTCGCCCACGCGGAGGGCAGCTGGCGGCCGGTGCCCGCGCTCACGTTCCTGGTGGGCTTCGTGCTCATGCAGATCGTCAGCAACCTGGTGAACGACTACGCGGACTTCGAGCGCGGCGCGGACACCGAGGCGCGCCTGGGGCCGGCGCGCGTCACGCAGAAGGGCTGGCTGTCCGCGCGCGAGGTGGCGACGGCCGCGGCGCTGGCGTTCACCGGCTCCTCGCTCGCGCTGCTGCTGCTGACGCAGGCGGAAGGGTGGACGGTGTTCGCGGGCGGCGCCTTCTGCCTGGCGGGCGCGGTCTTCTACTCCGCGGGCCCCATCCCCCTGGGCTACCTGGGGCTGGGGGACGTGCTGGTGCTGATCATCTTCGGGCTCTTGGGGGTGAGCGGCAGCTACGTCGTGCTCACCCACCACGTCACGCCGGCCGTGCTGCTGGCGGGGCTGTCCATGGGCCTGTTCTCCGCCGGCATCCTCGCGGTGAACAACCTGCGCGACCGCAAGACGGACGTCGTCGCCGGCAAGCGCACGCTCGTGGTGCGATTCGGCCAGCGCTTCGGGCAGTGGGAGTACACGCTGGCGGTGGGCGGCGCGTTCGTGCTCCCGGTGCTCGCCTGGCTGGCGCTGCCGGAGCACGCGGGGGGCTGGCTCTTCACGCTGGCGGCCCTGCCGCTCGCGGTGAAGCAGATCCGCGCCATCTGGCGCGAGGACGGCGGGGCGCTCAACCCGCACCTGGGCAAGACCGCGGCGCTGGGGCTCGTCTTCGCGCTGCTCCTGTCCGCGGGCCTCAGCCTCTGGCCCCAGACGACGCCCTGA
- a CDS encoding transglycosylase SLT domain-containing protein yields MDGLRGTAAVLLACAGLWAPGAAWAQAPGEDDSGDVMSEEKLEALLDTPTAQPSQDEVTAEAFGPERLAPYFTDGLLAKAKAEFDRGRYKSARALLATESPPSLPGRFLQAQSAFLARDFTTAAAEFTALAEDYVPLRDHCLMRAAQSHERLHKPLRAAEQYGAVSPGSPLYPEARFTMARVLKKQLRIPEALAALQEFIDSRQARGPDALRMKALLAYCDLARAAGQYNAEHRALLEVWATAPLSREADRARAMLRDLPLPMKWRVRRAEALVELHQNVAAMNMLARSGPRTELPDEMACRAQLTLGRALRKERQHRRAIQVLEPVARECQSPEQRPQALYLLAYSQSVVQPEAAVDTYATLARDYPEHGYADDALFFEAWTQQRLGRADEALRNYEALAKRYSAGNFAAEALFRAFWLHLRQGETQPGLASLMAVEQLPEAARTDEALWRARYWQARVQENGGALDAALARYELIATERPTAWYGLLSRTRLARHAPERLARLTEAAAQAVPAKTLNTAAPANDEVWPLPPGALQKDPRFAAGVELLRLGQPGVVEELLAVDTRGLAEAPARLLYQTMRRTGRGRATRQVARVTLRQEAAGPLSAASRPVWEATWPLAFRPLIQSYSKAARVDPDLLQGLIREESRFNPTARSSTGALGLAQLMPQTAQQVADSLKLASFEVSSLLQPAQNIRLGAAYLGSLLKHFDGNPAYAVAAYNAGPAAVERWRKALPQAEMDEWVEHIAFDETRDYVKRVLSSYSAYKLLYANEVPASFAPARKAPLEATRTPTVSPATGVGGSGRNVATPTSSVSGGR; encoded by the coding sequence ATGGACGGACTTCGAGGAACAGCTGCGGTCTTGCTTGCTTGCGCGGGCCTGTGGGCTCCGGGCGCCGCGTGGGCGCAGGCGCCGGGTGAGGACGACTCCGGCGACGTGATGTCGGAAGAGAAGCTGGAGGCCCTGCTCGACACGCCGACGGCGCAGCCCTCCCAGGACGAGGTGACGGCGGAGGCCTTCGGGCCGGAGCGGCTGGCGCCCTACTTCACCGACGGCCTGCTGGCGAAGGCGAAGGCGGAGTTCGACCGGGGCCGGTACAAGTCCGCGCGGGCGCTGCTCGCCACGGAGTCCCCCCCTTCCCTGCCCGGCCGCTTCCTCCAGGCCCAGAGCGCGTTCCTCGCGCGCGACTTCACCACCGCCGCCGCGGAGTTCACCGCGCTCGCGGAGGACTACGTCCCCTTGCGCGACCACTGCCTGATGCGGGCCGCGCAGTCGCATGAGCGGCTGCACAAGCCGCTGCGCGCGGCGGAGCAGTACGGCGCGGTGAGCCCGGGCTCCCCGCTCTACCCCGAGGCACGCTTCACCATGGCGCGCGTGCTCAAGAAGCAGCTGCGCATCCCGGAGGCGCTGGCCGCGCTCCAGGAGTTCATCGACAGCCGGCAGGCCCGCGGCCCGGATGCGCTTCGGATGAAGGCGCTGCTCGCGTACTGCGACCTGGCGCGCGCGGCGGGGCAGTACAACGCGGAGCACCGCGCGCTGCTGGAGGTCTGGGCCACCGCGCCGCTGTCCAGGGAGGCGGACCGCGCGCGCGCCATGCTGCGCGACCTGCCCCTGCCCATGAAGTGGCGCGTGCGCCGCGCGGAGGCGCTGGTGGAGCTGCACCAGAACGTCGCGGCCATGAACATGCTGGCCCGCTCAGGCCCCCGCACGGAGCTCCCGGATGAAATGGCCTGCCGCGCCCAGCTCACCCTGGGCCGCGCCCTGCGCAAGGAGCGCCAGCACCGCCGCGCCATCCAGGTGCTGGAGCCCGTGGCGCGCGAGTGCCAGTCGCCCGAGCAGCGGCCGCAGGCGCTCTACCTGCTCGCCTATTCGCAGTCGGTGGTGCAGCCGGAGGCCGCGGTGGACACCTACGCCACGCTGGCGCGCGACTACCCGGAGCACGGCTACGCGGACGACGCGCTGTTCTTCGAGGCGTGGACGCAGCAGCGCCTGGGCCGCGCGGACGAAGCGCTGCGCAACTACGAGGCGCTGGCGAAGCGCTACTCCGCCGGCAACTTCGCCGCCGAGGCCCTCTTCCGCGCCTTCTGGCTGCACCTGCGCCAGGGCGAGACGCAGCCGGGCCTGGCGTCGCTGATGGCGGTGGAGCAGCTGCCGGAGGCCGCGCGCACCGACGAGGCCCTGTGGCGCGCGCGCTACTGGCAGGCGCGGGTCCAGGAGAACGGCGGCGCGCTGGACGCGGCGCTCGCGCGCTATGAGCTCATCGCCACCGAGCGGCCCACGGCCTGGTACGGGCTGCTCTCCCGCACGCGGCTGGCGCGGCACGCGCCGGAGCGGCTGGCACGGCTGACGGAGGCCGCCGCGCAGGCCGTCCCCGCGAAGACGCTGAACACCGCCGCGCCGGCCAACGACGAGGTCTGGCCCCTGCCCCCGGGCGCGCTCCAGAAGGATCCGCGCTTCGCGGCGGGCGTGGAGCTGTTGCGCCTGGGACAGCCGGGCGTGGTGGAGGAGTTGCTCGCGGTGGACACGCGCGGCCTGGCGGAGGCGCCCGCGCGGCTGCTCTACCAGACCATGCGCCGCACCGGCCGGGGCCGGGCCACGCGGCAGGTGGCCCGCGTGACGCTGCGCCAGGAGGCCGCGGGCCCCTTGAGCGCCGCGTCCCGCCCGGTGTGGGAGGCGACGTGGCCGCTCGCGTTCCGGCCGCTCATCCAGAGCTACTCGAAGGCCGCGCGCGTGGATCCGGACCTCCTGCAGGGCCTCATCCGCGAGGAGAGCCGGTTCAACCCGACCGCGCGCTCCTCCACCGGGGCGCTGGGGCTCGCGCAGCTCATGCCCCAGACGGCGCAGCAGGTGGCGGACTCGCTCAAGCTGGCCTCGTTCGAGGTGTCGTCGCTGCTCCAGCCCGCGCAGAACATCCGGCTGGGCGCGGCGTACCTGGGCTCGCTGCTCAAGCACTTCGACGGCAACCCCGCCTACGCGGTGGCGGCCTACAACGCGGGCCCCGCGGCAGTGGAGCGCTGGCGCAAGGCCCTGCCCCAGGCGGAGATGGACGAGTGGGTGGAGCACATCGCCTTCGACGAGACGCGCGACTACGTGAAGCGCGTGCTCAGCAGCTACAGCGCCTACAAGCTGCTCTACGCGAACGAAGTCCCGGCCTCCTTCGCGCCGGCGCGAAAGGCCCCGCTGGAGGCCACGCGCACGCCCACGGTGAGCCCCGCCACCGGCGTGGGCGGCAGCGGTCGCAACGTGGCGACGCCCACGTCCTCCGTCTCCGGAGGACGCTAG
- a CDS encoding cytochrome c has protein sequence MMKKILLAIGVLVALVLIGAGTAMGVATHKINKTYDYVALPNITRDSSPEGIARGEQVFRAVCGECHAGGGNTKPVGGRMHDFPPDLGTFYSANITSDMEKGVGAWTDQEIARMVINGIDKSHHFRPMPPFPNMGDKDIAAVIGFMRSGHPDFAPEKAQPPRSELTPPGRMVFAFAMGINDKSRTEAVPVPVKAADSVEYGRYLAGSVYDCVFCHSPGFDGSAVKLQHPDTVLSGGFEFDLTPLGGEGKLLSPNITVSETAGIGKWTLDEFKHAMVTGVTPGGYILRPPMPKYRYADDVELAALYTFLRSMKPNDKVVPPPSGGRPKAEPSADPEKMFSSLGCATCHAPGKAYEAKLQGAKGKAPEEVAKWIRNPESFKPGTQMPTYETLVDENNALALAKYVLGKTGGSVSEGTAP, from the coding sequence ATGATGAAGAAGATCCTGCTGGCCATTGGAGTGCTGGTCGCCCTGGTCTTGATTGGCGCGGGTACCGCCATGGGCGTGGCCACCCACAAGATCAACAAGACGTATGACTATGTGGCGCTGCCCAACATCACGCGCGACAGCTCGCCGGAGGGCATTGCCCGCGGTGAGCAGGTCTTCCGCGCGGTGTGTGGCGAGTGTCACGCGGGCGGTGGCAACACCAAGCCCGTGGGCGGTCGGATGCACGACTTCCCGCCCGACCTGGGCACCTTCTACTCGGCGAACATCACGTCCGACATGGAGAAGGGCGTGGGCGCCTGGACGGACCAGGAGATCGCCCGCATGGTGATCAACGGCATCGACAAGAGCCACCACTTCCGCCCCATGCCCCCGTTCCCCAACATGGGTGACAAGGACATCGCGGCGGTCATCGGCTTCATGCGCTCCGGGCACCCGGACTTCGCGCCGGAGAAGGCCCAGCCGCCGCGCTCCGAATTGACGCCCCCGGGCCGGATGGTGTTCGCGTTCGCCATGGGCATCAACGACAAGAGCCGCACGGAAGCCGTGCCCGTGCCCGTGAAGGCGGCGGACTCCGTGGAGTACGGCCGCTACCTGGCGGGCAGCGTCTACGACTGCGTCTTCTGCCACTCGCCGGGCTTCGACGGCAGCGCGGTGAAGCTGCAGCACCCGGACACCGTGCTGAGCGGCGGCTTCGAGTTCGACCTCACGCCGCTGGGCGGCGAGGGCAAGCTGCTGTCGCCCAACATCACCGTCAGCGAGACGGCCGGCATCGGCAAGTGGACGCTGGATGAGTTCAAGCACGCCATGGTCACCGGCGTGACGCCGGGCGGCTACATCCTGCGCCCGCCCATGCCCAAGTACCGCTACGCGGACGACGTGGAGCTCGCGGCCCTCTACACCTTCCTGCGCTCCATGAAGCCCAACGACAAGGTCGTCCCGCCCCCCAGCGGTGGCCGCCCCAAGGCGGAGCCCTCCGCCGACCCGGAGAAGATGTTCAGCTCCCTGGGCTGCGCCACCTGCCACGCCCCCGGCAAGGCCTACGAGGCCAAGCTCCAGGGCGCCAAGGGCAAGGCCCCCGAGGAAGTGGCGAAGTGGATCCGCAACCCGGAGTCCTTCAAGCCCGGCACGCAGATGCCCACCTACGAGACCCTCGTCGACGAGAACAACGCCCTGGCGCTCGCGAAGTACGTCCTGGGCAAGACGGGCGGCAGCGTCAGCGAAGGCACCGCCCCCTGA
- a CDS encoding M28 family metallopeptidase: MASKINDSSRPLTSVSRLSSQDTRSAEAKTRNRPIAWKDGFESSGARPGSKLPQLPAPPPVLSLPPPATTPPVPPEAPTEPPVSDDSDPMKHIEYLASDALKGRDSPSAGLDAASAYVQAHAEKYGLVGPNSNNPENPFQQKFNVYSWLGADKAGEAAGAAHAGHAEHKQFGHETFQEGFYLDEKMPKDTLKLLNQQYEQTMKAAGQSAVPARSGKQRGVEELKQVATATGQAVNTMAMLPGTGPHKDEVIVVMAHLDHVGVDRKGNAYNGADDNASGSAVLMAAVPELAEAAKNGKLDRSVLFVWTGAEEKGLVGSQYFVDHPIPGVELKNIAGVINTDMVGRWDDQRLSVVDTNTKGQPNYFRDVVDQANQQLADPFDRINRDINVYRDRQDGASFGRKGEDVLFLFEGLSNPEGGGDLIPEYHRQDDDIEKIIEDNGGNKPRRVKDLLLNVINIAANRTTQPQ, from the coding sequence ATGGCCTCGAAGATCAACGACAGCTCGCGTCCCCTCACCTCCGTCTCGCGGCTGTCGTCGCAGGACACCCGGAGCGCGGAGGCGAAGACGCGCAACCGCCCCATCGCGTGGAAGGACGGCTTCGAGTCCTCCGGCGCGCGTCCCGGGTCCAAGCTGCCGCAACTGCCGGCGCCGCCGCCGGTGCTGTCGCTGCCGCCGCCCGCCACCACGCCGCCGGTGCCGCCGGAGGCCCCCACCGAGCCGCCCGTGTCGGACGACTCGGATCCGATGAAGCACATCGAGTACCTGGCGTCGGACGCGCTGAAGGGGCGTGACAGCCCTTCCGCGGGCCTGGACGCGGCTTCCGCCTACGTGCAGGCGCACGCGGAGAAGTACGGGCTCGTGGGGCCGAACTCCAACAACCCGGAGAACCCCTTCCAGCAGAAGTTCAACGTCTACTCCTGGCTGGGCGCGGACAAGGCCGGCGAGGCGGCGGGCGCGGCTCATGCCGGGCACGCCGAGCACAAGCAGTTCGGCCACGAGACGTTCCAGGAGGGCTTCTACCTGGACGAGAAGATGCCCAAGGACACGCTGAAGCTGCTCAACCAGCAGTACGAGCAGACGATGAAGGCGGCGGGACAGAGCGCCGTCCCGGCGCGCTCCGGCAAGCAGCGCGGCGTGGAGGAGCTCAAGCAGGTGGCCACCGCCACGGGCCAGGCCGTGAACACGATGGCCATGCTGCCCGGCACCGGCCCGCACAAGGACGAGGTGATTGTCGTGATGGCCCACCTGGACCACGTGGGCGTGGACCGCAAGGGCAACGCCTACAACGGCGCGGACGACAACGCGTCCGGCAGCGCGGTGCTGATGGCGGCGGTGCCGGAGCTGGCGGAGGCCGCGAAGAACGGCAAGCTGGACCGCTCCGTGCTGTTCGTCTGGACGGGCGCGGAGGAGAAGGGGCTGGTGGGTTCGCAGTACTTCGTGGACCACCCCATCCCCGGCGTGGAGCTGAAGAACATCGCCGGCGTCATCAACACGGACATGGTGGGCCGCTGGGATGATCAGCGCCTGTCCGTGGTGGACACCAACACCAAGGGCCAGCCCAACTACTTCCGCGACGTGGTGGACCAGGCGAACCAGCAGCTGGCGGATCCGTTCGACCGCATCAACCGCGACATCAACGTCTACCGCGACCGGCAGGACGGCGCGTCCTTCGGGCGCAAGGGCGAGGACGTCCTCTTCCTCTTCGAGGGCCTGTCCAACCCCGAGGGCGGCGGCGACCTCATCCCCGAGTACCACCGGCAGGATGACGACATCGAGAAGATCATCGAGGACAACGGCGGCAACAAGCCCCGCCGCGTGAAGGACCTGCTGCTCAACGTCATCAACATCGCGGCGAACCGCACGACGCAGCCGCAGTAG